The following proteins come from a genomic window of Sebaldella sp. S0638:
- a CDS encoding PTS glucitol/sorbitol transporter subunit IIA, producing the protein MVKYETVVKKVGEMVEEGMEENLIILFNDDAPEMYHEYCLLHTINELREEIKKDDLFCMDSEEYKITAVGSGANKTLSELGHATIKFDGSIEAENPGTIHVEAKNILLNGENTILKFIKS; encoded by the coding sequence ATGGTTAAATATGAAACAGTTGTAAAAAAGGTGGGGGAAATGGTAGAAGAAGGAATGGAAGAGAATCTGATAATTCTTTTTAATGACGATGCACCAGAGATGTACCATGAATACTGTCTTCTTCATACAATAAATGAATTAAGGGAAGAAATAAAAAAAGATGATTTATTCTGTATGGACAGTGAAGAGTATAAAATAACAGCAGTAGGGTCAGGAGCGAATAAAACTCTTAGTGAACTGGGGCATGCCACTATAAAGTTCGATGGAAGTATTGAAGCCGAAAATCCCGGAACAATCCATGTAGAAGCCAAGAATATATTATTAAACGGAGAAAATACAATATTAAAGTTTATAAAATCATAA